In Microcaecilia unicolor chromosome 1, aMicUni1.1, whole genome shotgun sequence, the following are encoded in one genomic region:
- the LOC115464629 gene encoding zinc finger protein 271-like isoform X1: MPAGTSAEVPISFEDIFIYFSQEEWENLQEEQRELYKDVMKENYEMLISLGAGFLTVTLDIISLIERGEEPYIRDEPGSEEGEIGKSSRSENNNPRNNTAEPHHWVLSENLKRKIMLLKRDNENTSSCPDWGTKWKNQCISEKKQRNSTGDTTLCEQSGSHVTHTWEEQKNRTTEQRCICDMCELFFRDFVTLKPQQGSDTEGRPSTCTNCGKGFSQELQEPQNRQTGQRPFRCSECGKGFSRKEKLTHLQKISKERRMFTSTEYVKNVPNKANLTKYNRSYNERSYSRPGFDISFNQEAKFDSEKRQFSTNNCRKSFLQRTAFAKYQNLQALERSFLSTECEKYFSMNKDHLEYMKIQTQGQNIPHIECGKNFSKKNKPTVYQRIHAGVKPCSKCCKSFSQKIHSINHQKIHSEIKAHKCTECDKSFSQKHYLANHQRIHSGIKPYTCTECGKSFTIKRSLTIHQIIHTGVKPYKCTECDKSFSQKHHLTNHQRIHSGIKPYTCTECGKSFIQKSDLRVHQTIHTRIKPWTCTECGKSFKIKRNLTIHQIIHTGITPYTCTECDKSFRQKRYLRNHQKNHTGIKPYICTECGKSFSQKHHLTNHQRIHSGIKPYICTECGKSFTEKNKLIMHQRIHSGIKPYICTECGKSFTEKNKLIMHQRIHTGIKPYTCTECGKSFIQKSDLRVHQTIHTGIKPWTCTECSKSFSQKRYLTNHQKIHSGIKPYTCTECSKSFTEKNKLIMHQRIHTGIKPYTCTECGKSFIIKRSLTIHQIIHTGIAPYTCTECGKSFNIKRNLTIHQIIHSGITPYKCTECDKSFSQKRYLRNHQRNHTGTKLYICTECGKSFNQERYLTNHQRIHSRIKPYPCTECSKSFTEKNKLIMHQRIHTGIKPYTCTECGKSFIQKSDLGVHQRIHTGIKPYSCTECGKSFTIKRSLTIHQRIHTRIKPYTCTECGKSFNFKRSFTIHQRIHTGITA, encoded by the coding sequence aaAACAATAATCCCAGGAACAATACTGCAGAGCCACATCACTGGGTGCTGAGTGAGAATCTCAAGAGGAAAATAATGTTATTGAAAAGAGACAATGAGAATACATCTTCCTGTCCTGACTGGGGAACAAAGTGGAAGAACCAATGTATCTCAGAGAAAAAGCAAAGAAATTCAACAGGCGACACAACTCTGTGTGAGCAAAGTGGCAGTCATGTCACACATACATGGGAAGAGCAGAAAAACAGGACAACAGAACAAAGATGTATTTGTGACATGTGTGAGCTATTCTTCAGGGATTTTGTAACATTAAAACCACAGCAGGGATCTGACACTGAAGGGAGACCATCTACATGTACAAACTGTGGGAAAGGCTTCAGTCAAGAACTACAGGAACCacaaaacagacaaacaggacagagaCCTTTTAGGTGTTCAGAGTGTGGGAAAGGTTTCAGTAGGAAGGAAAAACTAACGCACCTCCAGAAAATTAGTAAAGAAAGAAGAATGTTTACAAGTACAGAATATGTGAAAAATGTTCCTAATAAAGCAAACCTCACAAAATACAACAGAAGCTATAATGAGAGATCATATTCACGTCCTGGTTTTGATATAAGTTTCAACCAGGAAGCAAAATTTGACTCGGAAAAAAGACAGTTTTCAACTAATAACTGTAGAAAAAGCTTCCTCCAAAGGACAGCATTCGCAAAATACCAAAATCTTCAAGCGCTTGAAAGATCATTCCTATCTACTGAATGTGAAAAATACTTCAGTATGAACAAAGACCATTTAGAATACATGAAAATCCagacacaaggacaaaatattcCACATATTGAATGTGGTAAAAACTTCAGTAAGAAAAATAAACCCACAGTCTACCAAAGAATCCACGCAGGAGTCAAACCATGTAGTAAGTGTTGTAAAAGCTTCAGCCAAAAAATTCACTCCATCAATCACCAGAAAATCCATAGCGAAATAAAAGCACATAAATgtactgagtgtgataaaagcttcagtcaaaaaCATTATCTCGCaaaccaccagagaatccactcaGGAATCAAACCatatacatgtactgagtgtggtaaaagtttcacaATTAAAAGAAGCCTCACAATCCACCAGATAATCCACACAGGAGTCAAACCATACAAATgtactgagtgtgataaaagcttcagtcaaaaaCATCATCTCACaaaccaccagagaatccactcaGGAATCAAACCATATAcctgtactgagtgtggtaaaagcttcattcAAAAAAGTGATCTCAGAGTTCACCAGACAATCCACACAAGAATCAAACCATggacatgtactgagtgtggtaaaagtttcaaaATTAAAAGAAACCTCACCATCCACCAGATAATCCACACAGGAATCACACCATATACATGcactgagtgtgataaaagcttcaggcaAAAACGTTATCTCAGAAACCACCAGAAAAATCACACGGGAATCAAACCATatatatgtactgagtgtggtaaaagttttagtCAAAAACATCATCTCACaaaccaccagagaatccactcgGGAATCAAACCGTatatatgtactgagtgtggtaaaagcttcactgaGAAAAATAAACTCataatgcaccagagaatccactcgGGAATCAAACCGTatatatgtactgagtgtggtaaaagcttcactgaGAAAAATAAACTCataatgcaccagagaatccacacgggAATCAAACCATATAcctgtactgagtgtggtaaaagcttcattcAAAAAAGTGATCTCAGAGTTCACCAGACAATCCACACAGGAATCAAACCATGgacatgtactgagtgtagtaaaagcttcagtcaaaaaCGTTATCTCACAAACCACCAGAAAATCCACTCAGGAATCAAACCatatacatgtactgagtgtagtaaaagcttCACTGAGAAAAACAAACTCATaatgcatcagagaatccacacaggaatcaaaccatacacatgtactgagtgtggtaaaagtttcataATTAAAAGAAGCCTCACAATCCACCAGATAATCCACACAGGAATCGCACCatatacatgtactgagtgtggtaaaagtttcaacattaaaagaaacctcacaatccacCAGATAATCCACTCAGGAATCACACCATATAAATgtactgagtgtgataaaagtttcagtcAAAAACGTTATCTCAGAAACCACCAGAGAAACCACACAGGAACCAAACTGTatatatgtactgagtgtggtaaaagcttcaatcaagAACGTTATCTCACAAACCACCAGCGAATCCACTCAAGAATCAAACCATATCCATGTActgaatgtagtaaaagcttcACTGAGAAAAATAAACTCataatgcaccagagaatccacacaggaatcaaACCATATACATGTaccgagtgtggtaaaagcttcattcAAAAAAGTGATCTCGGAGttcaccagagaattcacacaggaatcaAACCGTATTCAtgtactgaatgtggtaaaagttttacaATTAAAAGAAGCCTCACaatccaccagagaatccacacaagaATCAAACCATacacatgtactgagtgtggtaaaagtttcaacTTTAAAAGAAGCTTCACaatccaccagagaatccacacaggaatcacAGCATAG